The following coding sequences are from one Leptolyngbya sp. NIES-3755 window:
- a CDS encoding ribosomal protein L11 methyltransferase (similar to AA sequence:cyanobase_aa:LBDG_02080) codes for MSNSWWEIQVFCDAALEETAIWRFENFGCRGASSQSQGASCVVSGYLPQQQVQLLDLSAFSLLLRQDALCMKLQTPIVQWRIIDEEDWSSSWKTYWKPQEIGDRFLINPAWLPVPASNRIVMQLEPGVAFGTGDHATTQLCLEALEMRLGEEPEKSTIADVGCGSGILSVGALLMGAKKAYAVDTDPLAVKATKENIELNHIDPNRLIVDQGSVSELIQLIDQPVDGLVCNILAEVIIDLIPQWTPLVKSTSWGVLSGILLEQAKPVADTLEANGWIVAALWKRGDWCCLNVRRS; via the coding sequence ATGTCAAACAGTTGGTGGGAAATTCAGGTTTTCTGTGATGCGGCTCTTGAAGAGACGGCAATTTGGCGATTCGAGAACTTCGGATGTCGAGGCGCTTCGAGTCAATCACAAGGCGCGTCTTGTGTCGTTTCTGGTTATCTACCACAACAGCAAGTACAACTATTAGATTTATCTGCGTTTTCTTTGTTGCTCAGACAAGATGCGCTCTGTATGAAGTTGCAGACCCCGATCGTACAATGGCGGATCATTGACGAGGAAGATTGGTCGAGCAGTTGGAAAACCTACTGGAAGCCACAAGAAATCGGCGATCGCTTTCTAATCAATCCTGCGTGGTTGCCCGTCCCAGCAAGTAACCGAATCGTAATGCAGCTTGAACCCGGTGTTGCATTTGGAACGGGGGATCATGCCACGACGCAACTTTGTTTAGAAGCATTGGAGATGCGACTGGGGGAAGAACCAGAGAAGAGTACGATCGCTGATGTCGGCTGCGGATCTGGGATTCTCTCAGTCGGTGCATTATTAATGGGTGCAAAGAAGGCGTATGCAGTCGATACCGATCCATTAGCAGTTAAAGCAACGAAAGAGAACATTGAACTAAACCATATTGATCCAAACCGATTAATCGTCGATCAAGGTAGTGTTTCAGAACTGATTCAATTGATTGATCAGCCTGTTGATGGTTTAGTTTGTAATATTTTGGCGGAAGTGATCATCGATTTGATTCCGCAGTGGACTCCGCTTGTGAAATCAACCAGTTGGGGTGTCTTGAGCGGAATTTTACTTGAGCAAGCCAAACCCGTTGCAGACACTTTAGAGGCGAATGGCTGGATTGTGGCTGCACTTTGGAAACGCGGCGATTGGTGTTGTTTGAATGTGCGTCGATCGTAG
- a CDS encoding D-3-phosphoglycerate dehydrogenase (similar to AA sequence:cyanobase_aa:LBDG_02090): MPKVLVSDPIDQVGIDILSQVAQVDVKTDLTKEQLVEVIPDYDAIMIRSGTRVTAEVIEAGRNLKIVGRAGVGVDNVDVPAATRKGIIVVNSPEGNTIAAAEHTLAMMLSLSRYIPEANEKLKQGKWDRKSYTGNEVYNKTLGVVGLGKIGAHVATVARAMGMKLLAYDPFISLERAEQLGCSLVELDVLFQSADYITLHIPKTSETANLINAESIAKMKPNVRIINCARGGIIDETAIAEALKAGKIAGAALDVFSSEPLGESPLTALGKEIVLTPHLGASTEEAQVNVAIDVAEQIRDVLLGEPARSAVNIPGLRPDVMEQLKPYLQLAETLGKMVGQLAGGRIESLNIGLRGDLATNQSQPIVIAALKGLLSPALQERVNYVNASIEAKERGIRVIETRDASIKDYAGSLHLSAKGTLGEHSVTGALLGDDEIRITSINEFPVNVPPNRYMLFTLHRDTPGIIGRIGSLLGESNVNIASMQVGRKIVRGDAVMVLSIDDPLPENILNQIKEVSGIRDAYTVTL, translated from the coding sequence ATGCCCAAGGTTCTTGTTTCTGATCCGATCGACCAAGTTGGAATTGATATTTTGTCGCAAGTCGCTCAAGTGGATGTCAAAACTGATCTCACAAAAGAGCAGCTTGTTGAAGTCATTCCAGACTATGATGCCATCATGATTCGCTCTGGAACCCGCGTCACTGCTGAAGTGATCGAAGCGGGACGCAATCTGAAAATTGTTGGGCGGGCTGGTGTCGGTGTGGATAACGTCGATGTGCCTGCTGCCACTCGAAAAGGAATTATTGTTGTCAACTCGCCTGAAGGAAATACGATCGCTGCGGCGGAACATACGTTGGCGATGATGTTGTCTTTGTCGCGCTACATTCCGGAAGCGAATGAGAAGCTGAAACAAGGAAAATGGGATCGAAAGAGCTACACCGGAAATGAGGTTTACAACAAAACCCTTGGTGTAGTTGGCTTAGGTAAGATTGGAGCGCACGTTGCCACAGTTGCGAGAGCAATGGGTATGAAGTTGCTTGCCTATGATCCGTTCATCTCACTGGAACGGGCGGAACAGTTGGGCTGTAGTTTGGTGGAATTGGATGTATTGTTCCAGTCAGCAGACTATATTACGTTGCACATTCCTAAGACTTCAGAGACTGCGAATTTGATCAACGCAGAGTCGATCGCGAAAATGAAACCGAACGTTCGCATCATTAACTGTGCACGGGGTGGAATCATTGATGAAACTGCGATCGCTGAAGCACTCAAAGCTGGAAAGATTGCGGGAGCCGCATTAGATGTATTCTCGTCTGAACCTTTAGGAGAATCGCCGCTCACAGCGTTAGGTAAAGAGATTGTTCTGACTCCACACTTAGGAGCCTCGACCGAAGAAGCTCAGGTGAATGTGGCGATCGATGTCGCAGAACAAATTCGGGATGTGTTGCTCGGTGAACCTGCTCGATCGGCAGTCAACATTCCAGGATTGCGTCCTGATGTGATGGAGCAACTGAAGCCATACTTACAGTTAGCGGAAACGCTCGGAAAGATGGTTGGACAGTTAGCAGGTGGACGAATCGAATCGCTGAACATTGGGCTACGCGGCGATTTAGCAACCAATCAAAGTCAACCGATCGTGATTGCAGCTTTGAAAGGATTGTTGTCCCCTGCACTTCAAGAGCGAGTGAACTATGTCAACGCCAGCATCGAAGCAAAAGAGCGTGGAATTCGCGTGATTGAAACTCGTGATGCTTCGATCAAAGACTATGCTGGATCACTGCATTTATCTGCGAAAGGAACACTTGGAGAACATTCGGTCACAGGTGCATTGCTCGGAGATGATGAAATTCGGATTACGAGCATTAACGAGTTTCCGGTCAATGTTCCGCCGAATCGCTATATGTTATTTACCTTGCACCGAGACACACCGGGAATCATTGGACGAATTGGTTCACTGCTTGGTGAATCGAATGTCAACATTGCCAGTATGCAGGTCGGGCGGAAGATTGTTCGAGGCGATGCAGTGATGGTTCTGAGCATTGATGATCCGCTGCCAGAAAACATTCTGAATCAGATTAAAGAAGTCTCTGGAATTCGAGACGCTTATACCGTCACTTTGTAA